Proteins co-encoded in one Populus trichocarpa isolate Nisqually-1 chromosome 10, P.trichocarpa_v4.1, whole genome shotgun sequence genomic window:
- the LOC7468124 gene encoding probable protein phosphatase 2C 13 translates to MIVSSRKTGTETADMMCNVIDVQYQLCLAKDQQNMTPSTPVFDSISTEISRFESVVSCTETLNETVVESSAAKPFPCIRSGSYADIGTRLSMDDEHIRIDDLSAHLGYFKCPSSFYAVFDGHGGPDAAAYVKRNAMRLFFEDFDLPQISDIDDIFLKELINSHRKAFLLADRALADESIVNSSCGTTALTALVLGRHLVVANAGDCRAVLCRKGVAVDASQDHKPSYLPERRRVEELGGYIEDEYVNGYLSVTRALGDWDFKLPLGSTSPLIAEPDVQRFMLSEDDEFMIIGCDGIWDVMSSQHAVSLVRRGLRRHNDPELSARELVMEASSLHSADNLTAVVVCFSSPNPVESCPPQRRRLRCFCLSEEARNKLKTLFEGN, encoded by the exons ATGATAGTGAGTAGTCGAAAAACGGGGACCGAAACAGCAGACATGATGTGTAATGTTATTGATGTGCAATATCAACTTTGCCTGGCTAAAGATCAGCAGAACATGACTCCTTCCACTCCTGTTTTTGATTCGATTTCCACAGAAATCTCGCGTTTTGAGTCG GTTGTGAGCTGCACAGAGACCCTTAATGAAACTGTTGTTGAGTCTTCTGCTGCCAAGCCTTTTCCATGCATCCGTTCTGGTAGCTATGCTGATATTGGAACAAGGCTGTCTATGGATGATGAACACATTAGGATTGATGATCTATCTGCCCACCTGGGTTATTTCAAGTGTCCAAGTTCTTTTTATGCAGTTTTTGATGGTCATGGAGGGCCTGATGCAGCTGCTTATGTCAAGAGGAATGCAATGAGATtgttttttgaagattttgactTGCCACAAATATCAGATATTGATGATATCTTCCTAAAAGAACTGATTAATTCCCATAGAAAAGCATTTTTGCTGGCTGACCGTGCATTGGCTGATGAAAGCATTGTTAACAGTTCATGCGGAACAACAGCATTGACTGCCCTAGTTCTTGGAAGGCATTTAGTGGTTGCAAATGCTGGTGACTGCCGAGCAGTTCTATGTAGGAAAGGGGTAGCTGTTGATGCGTCTCAAGATCACAAGCCTTCTTATTTGCCAGAACGCAGGCGGGTTGAGGAGTTGGGTGGTTATATCGAAGATGAATATGTTAATGGTTATCTTTCTGTTACAAGAGCCCTTGGGGACTGGGATTTTAAGCTTCCACTTGGCTCCACATCACCTCTCATTGCTGAGCCGGATGTTCAACGGTTTATGTTATCAGAGGATGATGAATTTATGATCATTGGTTGTGATGGTATCTGGGATGTTATGTCAAGCCAGCATGCTGTAAGCCTTGTCCGTCGTGGGCTTAGGCGGCATAATGACCCAGAACTCAGTGCCAGAGAACTAGTCATGGAAGCATCTAGCCTCCATTCAGCTGATAATCTCACTGCTGTTGTTGTCTGCTTCTCGTCACCTAATCCTGTTGAGTCATGCCCACCTCAGAGACGAAGGTTGAGGTGCTTCTGCCTCTCTGAGGAGGCTCGGAACAAGCTGAAGACCTTGTTTGAAGGCAATTGA